In one window of Methanoculleus thermophilus DNA:
- the radB gene encoding DNA repair and recombination protein RadB, with amino-acid sequence MKSERVSTGCRPLDDLLGGGLERRAITQIYGEPASGKSTLCQMATVASLRAGNSVVYIDTEGFSVERFSQIAGADAGTLADRLYLFEPFDFAQQGVMIADAEGLLKRDGHAPVDLIVMDSATALYRTELDLGREALRKLLRHIIKLLGLAKKYDIPVLITNQIYVDVERERVAGLGGTALEHISKAIVKLEKKDGSRRAMLAKHRSRPEGLSFDFVITEDGIRTI; translated from the coding sequence ATGAAGTCCGAGCGTGTCAGCACGGGGTGCCGGCCCCTCGACGACCTGCTGGGCGGCGGGCTCGAGCGGCGGGCCATCACCCAGATCTACGGCGAACCGGCGAGCGGAAAGAGCACCCTCTGTCAGATGGCCACGGTGGCCTCTCTCCGGGCCGGGAACTCGGTCGTCTACATCGATACTGAGGGGTTCTCGGTCGAGCGCTTCTCGCAGATTGCCGGAGCGGATGCAGGGACACTTGCGGACCGGCTCTACCTCTTTGAACCGTTCGATTTTGCCCAGCAGGGGGTGATGATCGCCGATGCGGAAGGGCTGCTCAAGAGAGACGGTCACGCCCCCGTCGACCTCATCGTGATGGACTCGGCGACCGCACTCTACCGGACCGAGCTCGATCTTGGGCGGGAAGCACTGCGCAAACTCCTGCGCCATATCATAAAACTCCTCGGGCTTGCGAAGAAGTACGATATCCCGGTCCTGATCACCAACCAGATCTACGTGGACGTGGAGCGGGAACGGGTGGCGGGTCTTGGGGGGACGGCGCTTGAGCACATCTCAAAGGCCATCGTGAAGCTCGAGAAGAAGGATGGTTCCCGGCGGGCGATGCTTGCAAAGCACCGGTCCCGGCCGGAAGGGCTCTCGTTCGATTTTGTGATCACCGAAGACGGGATCAGAACGATATAA
- the dapF gene encoding diaminopimelate epimerase, whose protein sequence is MEIGFTKLQGNGNDFILIDEFEQEAIPEEMKGAFAALFCDRRFGIGGDGVLFLQASDAADIRMRLFQPDESEAAMCGNGIRCLAKYAYDAGYVKESCSVETGAGIVPVKMGYTDDEFTATITMPTPAFERSAIPAVGDGEYKEEILNFTVYAANTGVPHAVIFVKEIGAVDIAAVGPVIRNHPTFPEGANVNFVEEAGDGSLRIRTFERGVEDETFSCGTGATASAAVARHLGKTGDTVRVETKGGPLVIRFGETVTMEGPAETVFTGVISF, encoded by the coding sequence ATGGAGATCGGATTTACCAAACTGCAGGGAAACGGCAACGACTTTATTCTGATTGACGAATTCGAACAGGAAGCCATCCCCGAGGAGATGAAGGGAGCGTTTGCAGCGCTCTTCTGCGACCGCAGGTTCGGCATCGGCGGGGACGGCGTCCTCTTCCTCCAGGCATCCGATGCCGCCGATATCAGGATGCGGCTCTTTCAGCCCGACGAGAGCGAGGCCGCGATGTGCGGGAACGGCATCCGGTGCCTCGCGAAGTACGCCTACGATGCCGGCTACGTCAAAGAGTCCTGCTCGGTCGAGACCGGGGCCGGGATAGTCCCGGTGAAAATGGGTTATACCGACGACGAGTTCACGGCGACGATCACGATGCCGACGCCGGCCTTCGAGCGGAGCGCCATCCCCGCCGTCGGGGACGGCGAATATAAAGAGGAGATCCTGAACTTCACCGTGTATGCCGCAAACACCGGCGTCCCCCACGCCGTCATCTTTGTAAAGGAGATCGGCGCCGTCGATATCGCCGCCGTCGGCCCGGTCATCCGGAACCACCCCACCTTCCCTGAGGGTGCGAACGTCAACTTCGTCGAAGAGGCGGGCGACGGCTCGCTCCGGATCCGGACGTTCGAGCGCGGCGTCGAGGACGAGACGTTCAGCTGCGGGACAGGGGCCACGGCGTCCGCCGCCGTCGCCCGCCACCTCGGAAAGACCGGTGATACGGTGCGGGTCGAGACAAAAGGCGGCCCGCTCGTCATCCGGTTTGGCGAGACCGTCACGATGGAAGGCCCCGCCGAGACGGTCTTTACCGGCGTTATATCGTTCTGA
- a CDS encoding DUF4367 domain-containing protein, whose protein sequence is MNPKMLTLVTFVLLVVGLVAAGCLDYGEEPQKSDSGSNGSIIGPTTDPTAPPLAITPVIVYTLKEVHEKFGTDLPVPSYLPGGYSFSYALQHGEPDNRISLIYAKGEDELRITQVPVPGNPCPGQKTTGSVGVTIDGTNGTFTPGDGENMLRWSDSRYAYCLSGTQEMDEMVAIAASVDGSGRSA, encoded by the coding sequence ATGAACCCAAAAATGCTTACTCTAGTAACCTTTGTACTACTGGTTGTGGGATTGGTTGCTGCAGGATGCCTCGATTACGGGGAAGAGCCTCAAAAATCCGATTCCGGCAGCAACGGATCTATTATCGGCCCTACAACCGATCCAACCGCTCCACCACTTGCGATAACACCCGTCATCGTGTATACGCTAAAAGAGGTGCATGAAAAGTTTGGTACGGATCTCCCGGTACCATCGTATCTGCCAGGTGGCTACTCTTTTTCGTATGCATTACAGCATGGCGAACCGGACAACCGAATATCCTTGATCTACGCGAAAGGCGAGGATGAACTTCGTATCACGCAGGTGCCTGTCCCGGGCAACCCCTGCCCGGGGCAGAAAACCACAGGTTCTGTTGGGGTGACGATCGACGGGACAAACGGAACGTTTACTCCCGGAGATGGGGAAAACATGCTTCGTTGGAGTGATAGCCGCTATGCATACTGCCTTTCCGGCACACAGGAGATGGATGAGATGGTGGCGATTGCAGCATCGGTGGATGGTTCTGGAAGATCGGCCTGA
- a CDS encoding pre-peptidase C-terminal domain-containing protein, with protein sequence MAFVLLLVVAFLAVPPVSATEGDGYTIRPSTSDDPVTTLRLSDTVSQGETNRHQFYVGSGVAYLEVYLNWGSTSDSLALTVYAPSGSKIGTFRDNADGAVNGKIHIDIDPDSGYISQGTWTFDVYGEKVSSQRSYTLNLYQH encoded by the coding sequence ATGGCATTTGTCCTGCTGCTCGTCGTTGCCTTCCTTGCCGTGCCTCCCGTGTCGGCAACGGAAGGTGACGGGTACACGATTCGCCCTTCGACGTCGGACGACCCTGTGACGACCCTGCGGCTCTCCGACACCGTCAGTCAGGGCGAGACCAACAGGCACCAGTTCTACGTCGGAAGCGGCGTCGCATATCTCGAAGTGTACCTGAACTGGGGATCGACCTCCGACTCACTGGCGTTGACCGTCTACGCCCCTTCGGGTAGTAAGATCGGCACGTTCCGCGACAACGCCGATGGCGCTGTAAATGGAAAAATTCATATCGACATTGACCCGGATAGTGGTTATATAAGTCAGGGGACCTGGACCTTCGATGTATACGGCGAGAAAGTATCCTCTCAGAGATCATACACCCTCAACCTCTACCAGCACTAG
- a CDS encoding winged helix-turn-helix transcriptional regulator, protein MYTARKYPLRDHTPSTSTSTRSGRLLRLLTLSVLFLVLLVSVADATEYTVRPSRNVGQEPGTSMSGEKVQEIDPIPLWLFLLLCIFPQLTAAPIEALLPLKAVGYFGYRRVCRENALDNPRRLEILSFIKANPGLHFRELLRTMSVARGTLDYHVRVMVSGGLLKAVPEKGRIHYFPADSRYSAEEETLIIAMENDSLRRIILQIHLNQGARTEELAEESGLSRATIYTHVKHLEDLGIVRSERAGRSVRYALTDDYSRVLMIHQNSSPEPARVSV, encoded by the coding sequence ATGTATACGGCGAGAAAGTATCCTCTCAGAGATCATACACCCTCAACCTCTACCAGCACTAGATCGGGCAGGCTTCTCCGGCTGCTCACCCTCTCGGTCCTCTTTTTGGTGCTGCTGGTGTCTGTCGCCGATGCCACTGAATACACGGTCCGGCCCTCGAGAAATGTCGGACAAGAGCCCGGTACCTCTATGTCGGGCGAGAAGGTGCAGGAGATCGACCCCATCCCGCTCTGGCTCTTCCTGTTGCTGTGCATATTTCCCCAGTTGACGGCGGCCCCGATCGAAGCTCTTCTCCCCCTGAAGGCTGTCGGATACTTCGGGTACAGAAGGGTCTGTAGAGAAAATGCTCTGGACAACCCACGGAGGCTTGAGATCCTCAGTTTCATCAAGGCAAACCCGGGGCTGCATTTCAGGGAACTATTGAGGACTATGTCCGTAGCGAGAGGGACGCTTGATTACCACGTCAGGGTAATGGTATCCGGGGGCCTTTTGAAGGCAGTGCCGGAGAAAGGAAGAATTCATTATTTCCCCGCAGATTCACGTTACTCGGCCGAGGAAGAGACCCTTATCATCGCGATGGAGAACGACAGCCTGAGGAGGATCATACTACAGATCCACCTGAATCAGGGTGCACGCACCGAAGAACTCGCAGAGGAGTCGGGCCTCTCCAGGGCTACGATATATACGCACGTCAAGCATCTGGAAGATCTGGGAATTGTACGATCGGAAAGGGCGGGACGGTCCGTGCGGTATGCCCTCACCGACGATTATTCCCGCGTATTGATGATCCACCAGAACAGCAGTCCCGAACCCGCCCGGGTTTCGGTGTAA
- a CDS encoding ABC transporter permease subunit — protein sequence MHVIRNNSLTGGGLLTVVRKEFADHLTNRTSLVLAVLLLVVCVLPFQQGLAGYRYAQEAYADPVIDEWGFHEPMLGLPNAADVYFPLPEAISTAGAILAIAMGFDLVSRERQTGSLKMLLVRPIFRDEVITGKALGGLLALTAIIAAGIAASVAVLLLEGIVPGPDDLVSILLFSLATVAFLAFYFGLALAISTVVPRTGKAFLYALIAFFIFSAVIPAVGEVTKDTFAGAHPLPGASPSEREEHQARLDLIESVVTVFSPQWNYKLVAASALEPRLTAYSFLGGSWVFLPDDGSTRPMDALAWFWQNALVLFLAPLALFVLAYIAFQRMDVR from the coding sequence ATGCACGTAATCCGGAACAACTCCTTGACCGGAGGTGGCCTGCTGACGGTGGTGCGCAAGGAGTTTGCCGACCACCTGACGAACCGGACGTCCCTCGTCCTCGCTGTCCTGCTCCTCGTGGTCTGCGTCCTCCCGTTCCAGCAGGGCCTTGCCGGATATCGATACGCCCAGGAGGCGTACGCCGATCCTGTCATCGACGAATGGGGTTTTCACGAGCCGATGCTTGGCTTGCCGAATGCCGCCGACGTCTACTTCCCCCTCCCGGAGGCCATATCGACCGCCGGGGCGATCCTGGCGATCGCCATGGGGTTCGACCTCGTCTCGCGGGAGCGGCAGACCGGCTCACTGAAGATGCTCCTCGTCCGGCCGATCTTCCGGGACGAGGTCATCACCGGCAAGGCGCTCGGAGGCCTCCTTGCTCTGACGGCGATCATCGCCGCCGGGATTGCCGCCTCGGTGGCGGTCCTCCTCCTTGAAGGGATCGTGCCCGGCCCGGATGATCTGGTCTCGATCCTGCTCTTTTCACTTGCAACGGTTGCGTTTCTGGCGTTCTACTTCGGCCTTGCCCTGGCAATCTCGACGGTGGTTCCGCGGACGGGGAAAGCCTTTTTGTATGCACTGATTGCGTTCTTCATCTTTTCAGCCGTAATTCCGGCGGTGGGGGAGGTTACGAAGGACACCTTTGCCGGGGCTCATCCTCTCCCGGGAGCAAGCCCCTCCGAACGAGAGGAGCATCAGGCCCGGCTCGATCTGATCGAGAGTGTCGTGACGGTCTTTTCTCCGCAGTGGAACTACAAGCTGGTTGCAGCAAGCGCCCTTGAACCACGGCTCACCGCCTATTCATTCCTCGGGGGTTCCTGGGTGTTTCTCCCGGACGACGGGAGCACCCGGCCGATGGATGCCCTCGCGTGGTTCTGGCAGAACGCGCTGGTGCTCTTTCTGGCGCCGCTCGCGCTCTTTGTGCTCGCCTATATAGCGTTCCAGAGGATGGATGTCCGGTGA
- a CDS encoding ABC transporter permease subunit yields MRIDLSRVAIIARKEFADHLTDRTFLLVLALFGILTVLALHDGLASYASSLQWYALQLEAMKAAVPPSIPPNSPYIPSTMYILLAPRENFLLFGPVLAIAVGFDLISGERTTRSLRMLLVRPVFRDEVITGKAVGGAAVLALASAVPFILALGAMLVAGFTVTPYAAVMVVLFWGATVLYLLAYFAVAVAFSGFAEDGGRALAWAMAVFILFSTAVPTAAGYAAGLAAGPLPEPLPEDALPEGMQSYLEEQSRYYGTYNGVRNAVLALSPNSNYEGMYETVVEVLVDYHGEDAVTHAPGELLDRLWQNVVALVAFPAIFLAVAYVRFMRIDLR; encoded by the coding sequence ATGAGAATCGATCTTTCCCGTGTCGCGATCATCGCGCGAAAGGAGTTTGCCGACCACCTCACCGACCGGACGTTCCTCCTGGTGCTCGCGCTCTTCGGCATCCTGACCGTCCTTGCCCTGCATGACGGACTTGCCAGTTACGCGAGTTCATTGCAGTGGTATGCACTTCAGCTGGAGGCGATGAAGGCCGCCGTTCCCCCGTCGATACCGCCAAATTCCCCTTATATCCCGTCGACCATGTATATCCTCCTGGCCCCCAGGGAGAATTTTCTCCTCTTCGGCCCGGTTCTCGCGATCGCCGTGGGGTTCGACCTCATCTCCGGGGAGCGGACGACCCGCTCGCTCCGGATGCTCCTCGTCCGGCCGGTCTTCCGGGACGAGGTCATCACTGGCAAGGCCGTGGGCGGCGCCGCCGTGCTGGCGCTCGCATCCGCCGTGCCGTTCATCCTGGCGCTGGGCGCGATGCTCGTCGCCGGGTTCACCGTCACGCCTTACGCGGCGGTGATGGTGGTGCTCTTCTGGGGGGCCACGGTCCTCTACCTGCTGGCATATTTTGCCGTCGCCGTCGCGTTCTCCGGGTTTGCCGAAGACGGCGGCCGGGCGCTTGCCTGGGCGATGGCGGTCTTCATCCTCTTCTCGACGGCCGTTCCCACCGCGGCCGGGTATGCAGCCGGTCTGGCCGCCGGCCCCCTCCCCGAACCGCTCCCGGAGGACGCCCTGCCGGAGGGGATGCAGAGCTACCTGGAGGAGCAGAGCAGGTACTACGGGACGTACAACGGTGTTAGAAACGCAGTCCTGGCGCTCAGCCCAAACAGCAACTATGAAGGGATGTATGAGACGGTGGTGGAGGTTCTGGTTGACTATCATGGCGAGGACGCGGTGACTCACGCCCCCGGAGAACTGCTGGACCGGCTCTGGCAGAATGTCGTTGCCCTCGTTGCGTTCCCGGCGATCTTCCTTGCCGTAGCCTATGTGCGGTTCATGCGGATCGATCTGCGATGA
- a CDS encoding ABC transporter permease, with amino-acid sequence MTSGLFVVLQKEFVDQLTNRRFLTIFALFLIISVIGVHDGADQYNNMLASYAQRMQSISSDTQIPGYMPEIPSSLIIFTKMTDYFVMFGVFLGIAMGFDLISKEKETRSLRTLLSHPVFRDEIVNGKAIASALVLAIALGATIAVSVAILLIMGIIPTADELCAILLFAGISTMFVLTYFSLALMMSTVAPDSGTALISTLAIFLLLSSAVPILGWTAAEMIAGSPPTLPADAQGSHYISKNIDSSEFEQYEREMQSYWEGRAAASSLINLLSPNVNYQKTALAVTDPKIAVTMDNNPYSFVEGPPETQPGLDEILDRIWANVVALIALPCVFFSAAYVTFMRMDIR; translated from the coding sequence GTGACTTCAGGCTTGTTCGTCGTGCTGCAGAAAGAGTTTGTCGACCAGTTAACCAACCGACGCTTCCTCACTATATTTGCATTGTTCCTGATCATATCCGTGATCGGCGTACACGATGGGGCAGACCAATACAACAATATGCTCGCATCGTACGCACAGCGGATGCAGTCCATCTCTTCCGATACCCAGATACCGGGATATATGCCAGAAATACCCTCGTCCCTGATAATTTTTACAAAGATGACCGATTACTTTGTGATGTTCGGGGTCTTCCTGGGCATCGCCATGGGCTTTGACCTTATATCGAAGGAAAAGGAGACACGATCACTCAGAACTCTTCTCTCCCACCCGGTGTTCAGGGATGAGATTGTGAACGGAAAAGCAATCGCCAGCGCCCTGGTACTGGCGATCGCCCTCGGTGCGACGATAGCAGTATCGGTTGCCATCCTCCTCATTATGGGCATTATTCCGACCGCCGACGAACTCTGTGCAATCCTGCTGTTCGCTGGTATATCTACGATGTTCGTCCTGACCTACTTCTCGCTTGCTCTCATGATGTCCACCGTCGCGCCGGACAGCGGAACAGCCCTCATATCCACCCTTGCAATCTTTCTGCTCCTCTCATCAGCCGTACCAATCTTAGGCTGGACGGCCGCCGAGATGATTGCCGGTTCGCCACCCACTCTTCCTGCCGATGCCCAGGGCTCTCATTACATCTCTAAAAACATCGATTCCAGTGAATTTGAGCAGTATGAGCGAGAAATGCAGTCTTACTGGGAGGGACGGGCTGCCGCATCATCTCTGATCAATTTGCTCTCTCCGAACGTCAATTACCAAAAAACTGCACTTGCTGTTACCGATCCGAAGATTGCCGTGACCATGGATAACAATCCATACTCCTTCGTTGAAGGGCCTCCGGAGACACAACCCGGCCTGGATGAAATTCTCGACAGGATCTGGGCAAATGTTGTTGCACTCATTGCTCTGCCATGTGTATTCTTCTCTGCCGCGTATGTTACGTTCATGCGGATGGACATCCGGTGA
- a CDS encoding YcdB/YcdC domain-containing protein, whose product MTNKLTGILLILCITGVLIVAGVWFSVTAADPLPPEPPLSPTPGTTPTGDGITEAEAKTIAAAALPDIVRAETARVRLERGLFDVSDSNATRQAQVRVDARTGEITGFVVHVPALAGRPAEPVLTMEETYGIAEEFLADRGETADLAAAVGKYYTPHKNERTGETVAGYYGVALHRSIRGIPCAWNGCWIDVDAVTGEIRRYDRFWDLDAARCTADTEPAITAEEAEESARGYIQDTYGELSGLTFRSATLVWADNSAPATGEVPLAWKVSFDDDYYRSLGTLLTAAVFVDARTGEVLSCDYYRRPGAA is encoded by the coding sequence ATGACAAACAAACTCACAGGCATTCTTCTCATTCTCTGCATAACGGGGGTTCTCATCGTCGCTGGTGTCTGGTTTTCCGTGACCGCCGCCGACCCTCTGCCGCCGGAACCGCCGCTCTCCCCCACCCCCGGGACGACGCCGACCGGTGACGGCATCACCGAGGCGGAAGCAAAGACGATCGCCGCTGCCGCCCTCCCTGATATCGTCCGGGCGGAGACCGCGAGGGTCCGGCTCGAACGCGGCCTCTTCGACGTCTCCGACTCCAACGCCACCCGGCAGGCCCAGGTCCGGGTCGATGCCCGGACCGGAGAGATAACCGGCTTTGTCGTCCACGTTCCGGCCCTGGCAGGCCGACCGGCCGAGCCAGTCCTCACGATGGAGGAAACGTACGGGATCGCGGAGGAGTTCCTCGCCGACCGGGGCGAGACTGCCGACCTCGCGGCCGCGGTCGGAAAGTACTACACCCCCCACAAAAACGAGCGAACCGGCGAAACGGTGGCCGGGTACTACGGTGTCGCCCTCCATCGCTCCATCAGGGGTATCCCCTGTGCCTGGAATGGCTGTTGGATTGACGTTGACGCGGTCACCGGCGAGATCCGCCGTTACGATCGGTTCTGGGACCTCGACGCGGCGCGGTGTACGGCCGATACCGAACCCGCGATCACCGCAGAGGAGGCGGAGGAGAGTGCCAGGGGCTACATCCAGGACACGTACGGGGAGCTTTCCGGACTTACCTTCCGCTCCGCGACGCTCGTCTGGGCCGACAACTCCGCCCCGGCGACGGGTGAGGTCCCGCTCGCGTGGAAGGTCTCGTTCGACGACGACTACTACCGGTCGCTGGGAACGCTGCTCACCGCCGCTGTCTTCGTCGACGCCCGGACCGGGGAAGTCCTTTCCTGCGACTACTACCGCCGCCCCGGGGCTGCCTGA
- a CDS encoding ABC transporter permease produces MEVGRIFTIAGKEFADALRGRKFLLILGIFLAIAFVGAMLGLQNYASNLEIYTKALRLGADFSPHWSIRPTILYVFMRMGETVSILGAVLGIAMGFDLISGEREEGSLKVLLARPVFRDEIITGKVLGGAMILALATGLALTITLALLLMAGHLPLLREFWLILVFGAVTFLYLFGCFGIGLAMSAVSRRSGEALLFSLSAFFILSLVVPAAGAAVADLVVGKTPEAPQIVDEKDLDLWYAYQEEFDQHFTLRASIVQVANLFSPEWNYKEITQAVTKPNFYLITHGPADDSFYYPADAEPEFGVILGYLWTSIVALLLIPVLFLGFAYARFLRIDLR; encoded by the coding sequence ATGGAAGTCGGGCGCATCTTCACCATCGCCGGGAAGGAGTTTGCCGATGCCCTGCGGGGCAGAAAGTTCCTCCTCATCTTGGGCATCTTCCTCGCCATCGCGTTTGTCGGGGCGATGCTGGGACTTCAGAATTACGCCTCGAATCTTGAGATCTACACGAAGGCTTTGAGGCTGGGAGCCGATTTCTCGCCTCACTGGAGTATCCGGCCGACGATCCTCTACGTCTTCATGCGGATGGGAGAGACTGTCTCGATCCTTGGTGCAGTGCTCGGGATCGCCATGGGGTTCGACCTCATCTCCGGTGAGCGGGAGGAAGGATCCTTAAAGGTGCTCCTCGCCCGGCCGGTCTTCCGGGACGAGATCATCACCGGCAAGGTCCTCGGCGGCGCGATGATCCTTGCGCTTGCGACCGGCCTTGCCCTCACGATCACCCTCGCCCTCCTCCTCATGGCCGGCCACCTGCCGCTCCTCAGGGAGTTCTGGCTGATCCTCGTCTTTGGGGCGGTCACGTTCCTTTACCTGTTCGGCTGCTTCGGGATCGGGCTTGCGATGTCGGCCGTCTCCCGCCGGAGCGGGGAAGCACTCCTCTTCTCCCTCTCGGCCTTCTTCATCCTCTCGCTCGTCGTTCCGGCCGCCGGAGCGGCCGTCGCCGATCTGGTCGTCGGGAAGACTCCGGAAGCGCCGCAGATCGTCGACGAGAAAGACCTGGATCTCTGGTATGCCTACCAGGAAGAATTCGATCAGCACTTCACCCTGCGAGCGAGTATCGTCCAGGTGGCAAACCTCTTCTCACCGGAGTGGAATTACAAGGAGATCACGCAAGCGGTCACCAAACCCAACTTCTACCTGATCACGCACGGCCCTGCCGACGACTCCTTCTACTACCCGGCCGACGCGGAGCCGGAGTTCGGTGTGATCCTCGGCTACCTCTGGACCAGTATCGTCGCCCTCCTGCTCATCCCTGTTCTTTTCCTCGGTTTTGCCTATGCCAGGTTCCTCCGAATCGACCTCCGATGA
- a CDS encoding YcdB/YcdC domain-containing protein codes for MTLNKTSCTLVTVLLLLACAAASAGCTGTNADENGSAAPTSPEATASPGATPAQPSSGGLLGEEEARSLAVAALEREMPGIRIERMVAEPYDVQTYGDVWRFRVKAEDDPDLEGDISVWIDAADGEMVYFLDGRDYYRPADPSVTIEAAEEIANAYLRERKESSDVVKTVAVLSTVDTPLGSRNGPYHFVYQRSIDGVLCLYDGVTLDIDSIDGRVVSYHKAWRVSDNDTTADPDPSITEDAAQERVLAYLNDTYGTDPGEIVIRATELRWYDLAARQRRSQEPVSVPLAWRIEFDDERYRSQDPPRTTTVWIDAHSGEILSAAYDNLRR; via the coding sequence ATGACTCTCAACAAAACCAGTTGCACCCTCGTGACGGTGCTTCTCCTCCTGGCCTGTGCGGCAGCATCGGCGGGGTGTACCGGGACGAATGCGGATGAAAACGGATCGGCTGCACCGACGTCGCCGGAAGCGACAGCGTCACCCGGGGCGACACCGGCCCAACCGTCGTCAGGCGGCTTGCTCGGTGAGGAAGAAGCGCGTTCGCTTGCCGTGGCCGCACTGGAGCGGGAGATGCCCGGCATCCGGATCGAACGGATGGTTGCCGAACCGTACGATGTGCAGACCTATGGCGACGTCTGGCGGTTCCGGGTGAAAGCGGAAGACGACCCCGACCTGGAAGGCGATATCAGTGTATGGATCGATGCCGCCGACGGGGAGATGGTGTACTTCCTGGATGGCCGTGACTATTATCGGCCTGCCGATCCCTCAGTCACGATCGAGGCGGCGGAGGAGATTGCCAATGCGTATCTCCGGGAGCGAAAAGAGAGTTCGGACGTCGTGAAGACCGTCGCTGTACTCTCTACGGTAGATACACCGCTGGGTTCGCGAAACGGTCCGTACCATTTCGTGTATCAGCGCTCGATCGACGGCGTCCTCTGCCTGTACGATGGGGTTACCCTTGATATTGATTCGATCGACGGCCGCGTTGTTTCCTATCATAAAGCCTGGAGAGTATCGGACAACGACACTACGGCCGATCCGGACCCTTCGATCACCGAGGACGCGGCGCAAGAGCGGGTTCTGGCGTATCTCAATGACACGTACGGCACGGATCCCGGCGAGATCGTTATCCGGGCGACCGAGTTGCGATGGTACGATCTGGCTGCACGGCAACGCCGGTCGCAGGAACCGGTCTCGGTACCTCTTGCCTGGCGCATCGAGTTCGACGACGAACGGTACCGGTCGCAGGACCCACCGCGAACCACCACGGTATGGATCGACGCGCATTCGGGGGAAATTCTCAGTGCTGCATATGACAACCTGAGGAGGTAG
- a CDS encoding ABC transporter permease produces the protein MEHDGTADRVSVPHRLLFVAGKEFADHLSSRRFILVLLLFLILCSVSLFEGIEVYSARLAAYSGATGGWVSPVKPSILDVFRSLSSQIRNYGPLLAIAIGFDLVTRERWSGSLKTLLTRPVFRDEIITGKAIGGFAALALAMSIAVLIALALLLLSAIVPSPDELGAILVFWLVSLVYLFTFFSAALLASSVVAESGSALVWSLVAIFVFSSVVPMAGGILTDATAGTPPAAVNTSDPHFTEEVWLQYREELRSFEEHRNRIAMTVNLLSPQRNYQELSIAITSPWISMWVIPDPFALRTEVPLPDLPGLIALVWQPIVTMLAFPAVFFGAAYARFLRIDLR, from the coding sequence GTGGAACACGACGGGACGGCAGACCGGGTATCCGTTCCGCACCGCCTGCTCTTCGTGGCAGGGAAAGAGTTTGCCGACCACCTGTCGAGCCGGCGGTTCATCCTTGTCCTTCTTCTCTTCCTGATCCTCTGCTCCGTCTCCCTCTTTGAGGGCATCGAGGTATACAGCGCGAGGCTTGCGGCATACTCGGGCGCTACGGGCGGCTGGGTGTCGCCGGTGAAGCCCTCCATCCTTGATGTCTTCCGCAGCCTCTCCTCGCAGATCAGGAACTACGGACCGCTGCTGGCGATCGCGATCGGGTTCGACTTGGTCACGCGGGAACGCTGGTCGGGTTCGCTCAAAACCCTTCTCACCCGTCCGGTCTTTCGGGACGAGATCATCACCGGGAAAGCGATTGGGGGATTCGCCGCCCTGGCACTGGCGATGAGCATCGCGGTTCTCATCGCGCTCGCCCTGCTCCTGCTCTCTGCAATCGTCCCTTCGCCTGACGAACTCGGTGCGATCCTGGTCTTCTGGCTCGTTTCGCTGGTGTACCTCTTCACGTTCTTCTCGGCCGCTCTCCTCGCCTCGTCGGTCGTTGCCGAGAGTGGGAGCGCTCTTGTCTGGTCGCTGGTCGCTATCTTCGTCTTCTCCTCCGTCGTACCGATGGCCGGTGGCATTCTTACCGATGCGACTGCCGGAACGCCTCCGGCTGCGGTGAATACGAGCGACCCGCACTTCACCGAGGAGGTGTGGCTGCAGTACCGGGAAGAGCTGCGATCCTTCGAAGAGCACCGGAACCGTATCGCAATGACCGTCAATCTGCTCTCGCCGCAAAGGAATTACCAGGAGCTCTCGATAGCGATCACCTCCCCATGGATCTCGATGTGGGTCATCCCTGATCCTTTCGCCTTGCGGACAGAGGTCCCGCTCCCCGATCTTCCCGGCCTGATCGCTCTCGTCTGGCAGCCGATCGTGACCATGCTTGCGTTTCCGGCGGTCTTCTTCGGAGCGGCATACGCCCGGTTCCTGCGGATAGACCTGCGGTGA